Proteins co-encoded in one Rhodopirellula bahusiensis genomic window:
- a CDS encoding TolC family protein: protein MSGANSDVDWQQVLSDPETASIQPVGYNDGVVIASPAVFAQPPQEDSKRSFGDFLQLDPPKEEDGEFEGGSGEKEDEQEEGTERGRQVDTESDEDDKTNDNSETPDLPDSPSPNSPTGQPVEYFIGTALARHPKILAARQRVAAATNVIPQAKALPDPTFNNTFWPLHDNAIQTAAGRVANQMSVNQMVPFPDKLKTKAVIASREVQIAQTEVDAIAREITESVRLAYYEVWFATRAIDIVEETKDLVADLTDVAEARYRSGGSQQDVLRAQLETDRLDEQLITLARQKLVAQADLATLLQQPVGILPETTNELGITDTPQQIEELIALAERCNPKLRGLAWEIQRDRDKERLACLQQYPDFSVGLNWGLVSDNHDVLSPVANGNDQLSVSFGTTLPIWREKINAGIREAAHRRSSTTRRLEAERDELYGKIRRLIVQADALVEQRNIYEDRIIPRTEDTLKLSIADYRGKRTDFFTLIETYRELLMFETQLARIDATLAGTIAQLDRTVGCPYTTESR from the coding sequence ATGTCGGGCGCGAACAGCGACGTCGATTGGCAGCAAGTCCTTAGCGATCCCGAAACTGCTTCCATACAGCCCGTCGGCTACAACGACGGAGTGGTGATCGCATCGCCCGCCGTCTTCGCCCAGCCACCCCAGGAAGACAGCAAACGAAGTTTCGGAGACTTTCTGCAACTCGATCCGCCCAAGGAAGAAGATGGGGAGTTTGAAGGTGGGAGTGGGGAGAAAGAAGACGAGCAGGAGGAAGGCACGGAGAGGGGGAGACAAGTAGACACGGAGAGCGATGAAGATGACAAGACAAATGACAATTCCGAGACTCCCGATCTCCCAGACTCCCCTTCTCCCAACTCCCCAACTGGCCAGCCGGTCGAGTATTTCATAGGCACTGCCCTCGCACGTCACCCCAAAATCCTCGCCGCCAGACAACGTGTCGCTGCGGCAACCAATGTCATCCCGCAAGCCAAAGCCTTGCCCGACCCGACATTCAACAACACCTTCTGGCCTTTGCACGACAACGCCATCCAAACCGCGGCCGGCCGGGTAGCTAACCAGATGTCGGTCAACCAGATGGTGCCGTTTCCTGACAAGCTGAAAACCAAAGCGGTCATAGCCAGCCGCGAAGTGCAAATCGCCCAAACGGAAGTTGACGCGATTGCTCGCGAGATCACCGAGTCTGTTCGTCTCGCCTATTACGAAGTCTGGTTCGCAACCCGCGCGATCGACATCGTCGAGGAAACCAAAGACCTTGTCGCCGACCTGACCGACGTTGCAGAGGCGCGTTATCGCAGTGGCGGTTCGCAACAAGACGTGTTGCGTGCCCAACTCGAAACCGATCGACTCGACGAACAACTCATCACGCTCGCTCGGCAAAAGTTGGTTGCCCAAGCCGACCTCGCTACGTTGCTACAGCAACCCGTCGGCATACTTCCCGAAACGACAAATGAACTAGGCATCACTGACACGCCCCAGCAAATTGAAGAGTTGATCGCGTTGGCCGAGCGGTGCAATCCGAAGCTACGTGGCCTCGCATGGGAAATCCAACGCGATCGCGACAAAGAGCGATTGGCTTGCTTGCAGCAGTATCCAGACTTCAGTGTCGGGTTGAATTGGGGATTGGTCAGCGACAACCATGACGTTCTTAGCCCAGTGGCCAACGGAAACGATCAACTCAGCGTCAGTTTCGGTACAACGTTGCCAATTTGGCGAGAGAAGATCAACGCCGGAATCCGCGAAGCCGCTCATCGTCGCAGCAGCACGACTCGCCGACTAGAAGCCGAGCGCGACGAACTATACGGCAAGATTCGCCGCCTGATCGTTCAAGCCGACGCGTTGGTCGAGCAACGCAACATCTACGAAGATCGCATCATTCCGCGAACAGAAGACACACTAAAACTTTCGATCGCCGACTACCGAGGCAAACGGACGGACTTTTTCACGCTGATCGAAACCTACCGCGAGCTGTTAATGTTCGAGACCCAACTCGCCCGCATCGACGCCACACTGGCCGGCACGATCGCTCAATTGGATCGAACGGTCGGCTGCCCATATACGACGGAATCGCGGTAA